A region from the Cryptococcus decagattii chromosome 5, complete sequence genome encodes:
- a CDS encoding mitochondrial intermediate peptidase 2, translating to MPIHPHLHIFLPSSSPHVNLEARLYLPLTDNHVIPLTNQLATYTSPPLHYDKLEVEIVRAIREMGVERLITAAHPWGRMGGNMLDPVLYHLVSATFTPAETADGALIPSLLPPPKTAILTYNVRGVGCSQGSQPWLGIGSDPADLAKVETVVADLLGNIRQVMRFGYSWGSLLVTLANPHPRLRHILIISPPCKIFAGITVFSRKSFRMSLNDLLKIGVNVTIIYGTKDEFTSVDTFRAFGNDLPAVTTLQASGGMTNKDEGGTFEKLEIEEADHLYPLEIEDGGSPALLLKTVPVHIPARATSNDSAVKAHFDLPHSIFGAMAGVRSEDAKDRTLIQASAIVQRIVVAPQDSTGRELRLVVKNLDRLSDILCGVIDMCELVRNVHPDQDWVDQSDRTHQILCSFMNELNVTRGLYESLAKAIVHPFNDPLTTSELRVAHTFLADFERSGIHLPPSARERFVKHSDALLFLGRSFLSSASSGPSTVPHIEIPDPHRSLMGLGRQFVDSLPRKGRSGPVVIEPGSWEAQMVLKYAREGRTRELVYVGGMRTDKKRIDVLEAMLKEKAELASVLGKNNWAEVALVDKMTKTPENVMGFLTSLVQHHRPIARAEVDMLRRMKATALTGNYFRQMSSRTRHLPPFHAWDRDYYSDKYLASLIPTGSPPSISPYFSTGTVVSGLSRIFSKLYGISFKPAVVSPGEIWHSSVRRLDVMHENEGLIGVIYCDFFSRIGKAPGAAHYTVRCSRRVDNDDTDGDGLPEDWDKPYGPGLETEGEFLSGKPGKYQLPIVVLSMDVGTVNEERPALLNWNDLETLFHEMGHAIHSMIGRTEYHNVSGTRCATDFVELPSILMEHFVSSPEVLSTFAFHHATGEPLPIPVIEAHLALNQSLSALESHGQIIMALLDQKYHTLRHGQDNFDSTAIWFQLQQEIGVIQPVPGTAWQTQFGHLYGYGATYYSYLFDRAIAGKIWSTLFHRPGVHEAYDQRAEEILSREGGELLKEKMLKWGGGRDPWEMIGNVIGGVEGLSDSLLNCIECQTLD from the exons ATGCCAATTCACCCTCATCTACACATtttcctcccttcttcaagccCACATGTCAATCTTGAAGCCCGCCTGTACCTTCCTCTTACGGATAATCATGTTATTCCGCTTACCAATCAGCTGGCGACTTACACCTCCCCACCACTGCATTATGACAAGCTTGAAGTTGAGATTGTAAGGGCTATAAGAGAGATGGGGGTTGAACGGTTGATAACAGCTGCCCATCCCTGGGGAAGGATGGGGGGAAACATGCTTGATCC CGTGCTATATCATCTAGTTTCTGCCACTTTCACGCCCGCCGAGACAGCGGATGGGGCTCTcattccttctctcttaCCACCTCCCAAAACTGCAATCTTGACTTATAACGTGAGGGGCGTGGGTTGCTCCCAAGGGTCACAGCCATGGCTGGGCATAGGATCTGACCCTGCCGACTTGGCAAAAGTAGAAACTGTGGTCGCTGACCTGCTAGGAAACATCAGGCAAGTCATGAGATTT GGATATTCTTGGGGGTCACTTCTTGTCACATTAGCCAATCCCCACCCACGTCTTCGTCATATACTCATTATCTCACCCCCTTGTAAAATTTTCGCAGGCATCACTGTCTTTTCCAGGAAGTCCTTCCGCATGTCTTTGAACGACCTGCTGAAAATCGGTGTAAACGTCACGATAATCTATGGCACGAAAGATGAATTTACATCCGTAGATACATTTCGTGCATTTGGTAATGATCTACCTGCGGTCACAACGCTACAGGCTTCGGGAGGGATGACGAACAAAGACGAAGGAGGAACATTCGAAAAGCTAGAAATTGAGGAGGCGGATCATCTCTATC CTCTGGAAATCGAAGACGGCGGTTCTCCAGCACTCCTCCTTAAGACAGTCCCCGTACACATACCTGCTCGAGCTACATCCAATGACTCTGCCGTTAAAGCCCACTTTGATCTGCCTCATTCAATATTTGGTGCCATGGCTGGCGTGAGAAGTGAAGATGCCAAAG ATCGTACTTTGATTCAAGCCTCAGCGATTGTCCAACGCATCGTCGTGGCACCCCAAGATTCCACTGGTCGAGAATTACGGCTTGTGGTAAAGAACCTGGATAGGCTGAGTGATATACTTTGCGGGGTGATTGATATGTGTGAATTGGTTAGAAATGTTCATCCAGACCAAGACTGGGTGGATCAAAGCGATCGGACTCACCAAATACTATGTAGCTTCATGAACGAGCTCAATGTAACTCGTGGTCTATACGAG TCACTTGCAAAAGCGATTGTCCATCCTTTCAACGACCCATTGACTACTTCAGAGCTTAGGGTCGCTCATACTTTCCTCGCAGATTTTGAGCGATCAGGTATACATCTTCCGCCCTCTGCTCGCGAACGTTTTGTGAAGCATTCAGACGCTTTGCTCTTCCTGGGTCGCTCCTTCCTGTCTTCCGCATCATCAGGCCCATCCACAGTTCCCCACATAGAAATTCCCGATCCTCATCGTTCACTTATGGGATTGGGTCGCCAGTTTGTTGATTCTTTACCGCGAAAAGGTCGAAGTGGACCGGTTGTTATCGAACCTGGAAGCTGGGAGGCGCAAATGGTCTTAAAGTACGCAAGAGAAGGCAGGACGCGAGAGCTGGTGTACGTCGGCGGAATGCGAACGGACAAAAAGAGGATTGATGTGCTCGAAGCGATGTTGAAGGAAAAGGCTGAACTAGCCAGCGTCCTTGGGAAGAACAACTGGGCGGAGGTTGCTCTAGTCGATAAGATGACTAAGACACCGGAAAATGTGATGGGCTTCTTAACCTCCCTCGTTCAGCACCATCGACCCATTGCTAGAGCAGAAGTCGATATGTTAAGAAGAATGAAAGCTACTGCCCTGACTGGGAATTACTTTCGCCAAATGAGTTCTCGGACACGGCATCTTCCCCCGTTTCATGCCTGGGACAGGGACTATTATAGCGACAAGTACCTGGCATCTCTCATTCCTACAGGTTCGCCGCCTTCTATATCTCCTTATTTCTCGACTGGTACAGTGGTGTCAGGACTTTCCCGCATCTTCTCAAAACTGTATGGCATCTCCTTCAAACCAGCTGTCGTCTCACCTGGAGAAATTTGGCATTCTTCCGTCCGGCGGCTGGATGTGATGCATGAGAATGAAGGGCTTATTGGTGTCATATATTGTGACTTTTTTTCTCGCATTGGGAAAGCTCCTGGAGCAGCGCATTACACTGTGAGGTGCTCGAGAAGAGTAGACAACGACGATACAGATGGTGATGGGTTACCTGAAGATTGGGATAAGCCATATGGCCCTGGATTAGAAACTGAAGGGGAGTTTTTGTCAGGCAAGCCAGGGAAATACCAACTGCCTATCGTCGTATTGTCAATGGATGTCGGTACGGTGAATGAAGAAAGACCTGCGCTATTGAATTGGAACGATTTGGAGACTTTGTTTCATGAAATGGGACATGCAATCCACT CCATGATCGGTCGGACAGAGTACCACAATGTTTCCGGAACAAGATGCGCCACCGATTTTGTAGAGCTTCCTTCGATACTAATGGAGCATTTTGTTTCATCACCGGAAGTCCTCAGCACTTTTGCATTCCATCATGCCACTGGGGAACCTCTGCCTATCCCCGTTATCGAGGCGCATCTAGCTCTCAATCAGTCTCTAAGTGCCCTCGAGTCTCATGGACAGATCATTATGGCTCTTCTGGATCAGAAATATCATACCTTACGTCATGGACAAGATAATTTTGATTCTACTGCTATATGGTTTCAACTTCAGCAAGAAATAGGAGTAATTCAACCAGTGCCCGGAACAGCTTGGCAAACACAGTTCGGCCATCTGTACGGATACGGGGCGACGTACTACTCTTACCTATTTGACCGAGCTATTGCGGGCAAGATATGGTCCACCTTGTTTCATCGCCCCGGGGTACATGAAGCTTATGACCAAAGGGCTGAAGAAATTCTGAGtagggaaggaggagagttgttgaaagagaagatgctgAAATGGGGTGGAGGTAGGGATCCATGGGAGATGATAGGCAATGTGATTGGGGGCGTCGAAG GACTGTCAGATTCCCTGCTGAATTG CATAGAATGTCAGACCTTAGATTAA
- a CDS encoding D-tyrosyl-tRNA(Tyr) deacylase: MKAVLQRVINASVTVDGKIISSIGKGLLVLVGIDRYDEPQDATQIIKKILTARLWEDENGVAWKKNVKDIDGEVLCVSQFTLLAGFKGSKPDFHESMSTIPGNAFYSSFLKEIKTAYDPSKIQDGQFGAMMQVSLTNDGPVTILLSSKDKPEKSGTTTSTPSATASGISTPLEGKKKNKGKGKFMMETKVDQQLGETKNADLLGTSISTQQGSSAAEDKIDKLSVNENTSSR, encoded by the exons ATGAAGGCAGTTCTTCAGCGGGTGATTAATGCGTCCGTCACAG TGGACGGCAAGATTATTTCATCGATAGGTAAAGGgcttcttgttcttgtcGGTATCGATCGGT ATGACGAGCCGCAGGACGCTACTCAAATCATCAAAAAAATCCTGACTGCTCGACTATGGGAAGACGAGAACGGCGTAGCCTGGAAAAAGAACGTGAAAGACatcgatggagaagttCTCTGCG TTTCTCAATTCACACTGCTAGCTGGTTTCAAAGGGTCTAAACCCGATTTCCATGAGTCGATG TCCACAATCCCAGGAAATGCATTTTACAGTTCTTTCTTGAAAGAAATCAAGACGGCGTATGATCCATCCAAGATTCAAG ATGGCCAATTTGGGGCGATGATGCAGGTATCATTGACCAACGAT GGTCCAGTaaccatcctcctctcttcgAAGGACAAACCCGAGAAAAGCGGAACCACCACTTCCACTCCATCAGCAACCGCTAGTGGTATTTCAACACCTTTGGAAGgcaaaaagaagaacaagggaAAAGGCAAATTTATGATGGAAACTAAAGTTGATCAGCAACTCGGAGAGACAAAGAACGCTGACCTCTTGGGAACCTCTATCTCAACTCAACAAGGTAGCAGTGCAGCAGAAGATAAGATTGACAAATTGAGCGTCAATGAAAATACATCATCACGGTGA